A stretch of the Betaproteobacteria bacterium genome encodes the following:
- a CDS encoding DUF177 domain-containing protein, whose protein sequence is MLKTFCFDRVIQNHYYARPMWDRVVVDSEEFARDASELRGTVAIADLPRLRDVLFDQSGEITYSLTGAVNKDGIASLRLGIVAELLMTCQRCLGPVKFSLKSALNFELVPEAQALGDPAEESGEAERIHADAKLDVAAFVEDEAILCLPMVAGHQPGECSLPILRGGESGKKSPFSSLAVLKRQ, encoded by the coding sequence TTGTTGAAGACATTTTGTTTTGACAGAGTAATCCAAAACCACTATTATGCGCGGCCTATGTGGGATCGGGTCGTTGTCGACAGCGAGGAATTCGCGCGCGATGCAAGTGAACTGCGCGGAACAGTGGCGATTGCCGACCTGCCGCGGTTGCGCGATGTGTTATTCGACCAGTCCGGCGAAATTACGTACAGCCTGACTGGGGCAGTGAACAAGGACGGCATTGCGTCATTGCGGCTCGGTATTGTCGCCGAGCTTCTGATGACCTGCCAACGCTGCCTGGGCCCGGTAAAATTCAGCCTGAAGTCGGCTCTCAATTTCGAACTGGTTCCCGAGGCCCAGGCGCTCGGTGATCCGGCGGAAGAGTCGGGCGAGGCGGAACGGATTCATGCTGACGCCAAGCTGGATGTGGCTGCGTTTGTCGAAGATGAAGCCATCCTTTGTCTGCCGATGGTTGCGGGACATCAGCCCGGCGAGTGTTCTTTGCCCATTTTGAGAGGGGGCGAGAGCGGGAAGAAGTCGCCCTTCAGTTCGCTGGCCGTGCTGAAGCGGCAGTAA
- a CDS encoding Rieske 2Fe-2S domain-containing protein: MAEAKRLICPSQDLPERGTGVRFSVETAQGPIPAFVVRYRGKVQGYLNRCAHVRVELDAQPGEFFDVAGLYLVCSTHGAAYVPETGYCIGGPCKGQRLTKLAVEEHDGSVYLLDSEDTVHV, from the coding sequence ATGGCTGAAGCAAAACGGTTGATCTGCCCGTCGCAAGACTTGCCGGAGCGCGGCACAGGCGTGCGTTTCAGCGTCGAGACAGCCCAAGGTCCGATACCGGCATTCGTCGTCCGCTATCGCGGCAAGGTACAGGGCTATCTGAACCGCTGCGCACACGTCCGGGTCGAACTGGACGCACAGCCCGGTGAGTTCTTCGACGTGGCCGGTTTATACTTGGTTTGTTCCACGCACGGTGCGGCCTATGTTCCGGAAACCGGGTATTGCATCGGCGGACCATGCAAAGGACAGCGTCTGACCAAGCTCGCCGTAGAAGAACACGACGGCAGCGTTTACCTACTGGATAGCGAGGATACGGTTCATGTCTGA
- a CDS encoding ketoacyl-ACP synthase III, whose product MFSRIIGTGSYLPEKVVTNDDLARTVDTSDEWIRTRTGIRSRHVAAEGQLASDLALPAAQRALQSAGVGAGDIDLIIVATTTPDIIFPSTACILQSKLGVAGCAAFDVQAVCSGFVYALTIADLFIRSGQAKHALVVGTEVYSRILDWNDRGTCVLFGDGAGAVVVAASEKPGIIASKLHADGSYKETLCVPGSVNGGKVWGSPFVHMDGGAVFKFAVRVFEEGANEVLEAAGLTVSDLDWFIPHQANFRIMEATAKKLGLPKEKLIATVHHHGNTSAASIPLALDEAVKDGRIHPGQTLLLEGVGGGFTWGAVLLRW is encoded by the coding sequence ATGTTCTCGCGCATAATCGGCACCGGAAGCTACCTTCCGGAAAAAGTAGTGACCAACGACGATCTGGCGCGCACGGTCGATACTTCCGATGAGTGGATTCGAACCCGCACCGGCATCCGCAGCCGGCATGTTGCCGCTGAAGGACAACTGGCGAGCGATCTAGCATTGCCTGCGGCGCAAAGAGCCCTGCAATCGGCAGGAGTGGGGGCCGGAGACATCGATCTCATCATCGTTGCCACTACGACACCGGACATCATATTTCCGAGCACCGCATGCATTCTGCAATCGAAGCTGGGTGTTGCCGGTTGTGCGGCTTTTGACGTGCAGGCCGTCTGCAGTGGATTTGTCTATGCACTTACGATCGCTGATCTATTCATCCGTTCCGGACAGGCCAAACATGCCCTGGTGGTTGGGACGGAGGTGTACTCGCGCATCCTCGACTGGAACGATCGCGGCACTTGCGTCTTGTTCGGTGACGGCGCAGGTGCGGTAGTCGTTGCCGCGAGCGAAAAGCCCGGAATTATTGCTTCCAAGCTGCATGCTGATGGCAGTTACAAGGAAACGCTGTGTGTGCCCGGCAGCGTGAACGGTGGGAAGGTGTGGGGTTCGCCGTTCGTACACATGGATGGCGGTGCCGTATTCAAATTTGCGGTGCGCGTATTCGAAGAAGGAGCCAACGAAGTGCTGGAGGCCGCCGGCTTGACGGTGTCGGATCTTGATTGGTTCATTCCGCATCAAGCCAACTTCAGAATCATGGAGGCGACGGCGAAAAAACTTGGCCTGCCAAAAGAAAAGCTGATCGCTACGGTTCACCATCACGGAAATACTTCGGCAGCATCCATTCCGCTCGCGCTGGACGAGGCGGTGAAGGACGGCCGCATTCATCCTGGACAGACGCTGTTGCTGGAAGGCGTGGGCGGAGGCTTCACTTGGGGCGCAGTACTGCTACGCTGGTAG
- the fabD gene encoding ACP S-malonyltransferase, which produces MKIAFVFPGQGSQSVGMMKSFAQLPCVRDTFSEASDAIGQDMWKLVEEGPADELNLTINTQPAMLTAGVALHRAWNAEKGTRPAISAGHSLGEYSALVAGGAIDFADAVKLVRFRAQAMQEAVPAGVGAMAAILGLEDDVVRAACQEAARANEVVEAANFNSPAQVVIAGNKAAVERAMEVAKGKGAKRAVMLPMSVPSHCSLMRSAAERMHQRLVAIKIGISNVPVLHNADVKSAGSADAVRDALVRQLYQPVRWVDTVRAIVSAGATHIVECGPGKVLAGLNKRIAPETPDFSFDGMPAFREALAALK; this is translated from the coding sequence ATGAAAATTGCGTTCGTTTTCCCGGGGCAAGGCTCGCAATCGGTGGGCATGATGAAGTCTTTCGCCCAACTACCCTGCGTGCGCGATACATTTTCGGAAGCGTCCGACGCAATCGGCCAGGACATGTGGAAGCTCGTGGAGGAGGGGCCGGCAGACGAACTCAATCTGACCATCAATACACAGCCGGCAATGTTGACGGCTGGCGTTGCGCTTCATCGCGCTTGGAACGCAGAGAAGGGGACTAGGCCTGCGATATCTGCCGGACATAGCCTGGGCGAATACAGTGCCCTGGTTGCAGGCGGCGCGATCGATTTTGCCGACGCGGTGAAGCTCGTGCGTTTTCGCGCACAGGCCATGCAGGAGGCAGTGCCCGCGGGCGTCGGCGCGATGGCGGCGATACTGGGGCTCGAAGATGACGTGGTGCGGGCGGCCTGCCAGGAGGCCGCCCGCGCGAACGAAGTCGTCGAAGCGGCCAATTTCAATTCTCCGGCCCAGGTCGTGATTGCCGGAAACAAAGCTGCGGTAGAACGCGCGATGGAAGTTGCCAAAGGCAAAGGGGCGAAACGCGCGGTCATGCTTCCGATGAGCGTGCCTTCGCATTGCAGCCTGATGCGATCGGCTGCCGAGCGCATGCACCAGCGGCTCGTGGCGATAAAGATCGGAATTTCCAACGTCCCGGTCCTGCATAACGCGGACGTCAAGAGCGCAGGCTCGGCCGATGCTGTTCGCGACGCTCTGGTGCGTCAGCTGTATCAGCCTGTGCGTTGGGTAGATACTGTGCGCGCAATCGTATCGGCCGGGGCGACTCATATCGTCGAATGCGGGCCCGGCAAAGTGCTCGCAGGGCTGAACAAGCGGATTGCGCCGGAAACGCCGGACTTTTCGTTCGACGGCATGCCCGCTTTCAGAGAAGCTTTGGCTGCGTTGAAGTAA
- a CDS encoding SAM-dependent methyltransferase, protein MQNRKLFLIPVDLAPENSDDWVGARVRSAVLPLRRFVVEHPKSARQFLKTLGLPVQELEFEVLDEHSKTDDLDRLARWLESGGDVGLLSEAGCPAIADPGANLVSRAHRLGMQVVPLVGPSSIVLALMGSGLNGQRFAFNGYLPQASAERDARIRDLEERSRKLDQTEIFIEAPYRNDPLFKAIAANCRPETMLSLAIDLTSVTEEIKAKSIGEWRRTAPPQLHKRPTVFLLLAENPRSANRRRRTGNAH, encoded by the coding sequence ATGCAGAATAGAAAATTGTTTTTGATCCCTGTCGACCTGGCTCCGGAAAATTCTGACGATTGGGTCGGGGCGCGCGTGCGAAGCGCCGTGCTGCCTCTGAGGCGGTTTGTGGTCGAGCATCCGAAATCGGCGCGCCAGTTTCTGAAAACGCTGGGTTTGCCGGTGCAGGAACTCGAATTTGAAGTGCTGGACGAGCACTCGAAAACAGACGACCTGGACCGGCTCGCCCGCTGGCTGGAGTCGGGCGGTGACGTCGGGCTGCTATCGGAGGCCGGCTGTCCCGCGATCGCCGATCCCGGCGCCAATCTCGTCAGTCGCGCCCATCGGCTCGGCATGCAGGTCGTGCCGCTGGTAGGCCCGTCGTCCATCGTGCTAGCGCTCATGGGCTCCGGCCTGAATGGCCAGCGTTTTGCCTTCAATGGCTATCTGCCGCAAGCTTCCGCGGAACGCGACGCACGCATTCGCGATCTGGAGGAAAGATCGCGCAAGCTCGATCAGACGGAGATTTTCATTGAAGCGCCCTACCGCAACGACCCGTTGTTCAAGGCTATTGCCGCGAATTGCAGGCCCGAGACCATGCTCAGCCTGGCAATCGACCTGACAAGCGTAACTGAAGAGATAAAGGCGAAAAGCATCGGCGAATGGCGACGAACTGCGCCGCCGCAACTCCACAAACGACCTACCGTATTCCTGCTCCTGGCGGAAAACCCGCGTTCAGCGAACCGGCGTCGCAGAACCGGCAACGCGCATTAG
- a CDS encoding RluA family pseudouridine synthase yields MNSLSKDSATWREVDESSQDQRIDNYLQKILKGVPKSHIYRILRSGEVRVNSRRVQASYRLQDGDKVRLPPIRTGVKPARAGAVASGALFSDAVLLEDEDLLVIDKPSGVAVHGGSGISSGVIEQLRAARPGLRFLELVHRLDRDTSGVLILAKKRTALTGLHAQLRDGVVRKHYLALVFGEWKDAKRNVKAALHKYVSSSGERRVVVDEEGQQAHTVFRLVRNFSGYSLLDAELKTGRTHQIRVHLAHIGYPIAGDDKYGDFDANKRLVKLGLKRMFLHAASLEFSHPRSAQRVRVEAPLAPDLERFLQSVRGAVGAKDA; encoded by the coding sequence ATGAATAGCTTAAGCAAAGACTCTGCAACCTGGCGGGAAGTCGATGAATCGTCACAGGATCAACGTATCGATAACTATCTGCAAAAAATCCTGAAAGGGGTGCCCAAGAGCCACATTTACCGCATCCTGAGAAGCGGGGAGGTGAGGGTCAACAGCCGGCGTGTCCAAGCCTCCTACCGGTTGCAGGACGGCGACAAGGTCCGGCTGCCGCCGATACGCACCGGGGTGAAACCGGCCCGAGCCGGGGCTGTCGCGTCCGGCGCCCTGTTTTCAGACGCCGTCTTGCTCGAGGACGAGGATTTGCTGGTGATCGACAAACCCAGTGGCGTTGCCGTTCACGGCGGCAGCGGAATCTCGAGCGGTGTCATTGAGCAATTGCGTGCCGCCCGTCCGGGGCTGCGCTTCCTGGAGCTGGTGCACCGGCTGGATCGCGATACCTCCGGCGTTCTGATATTGGCGAAGAAGCGCACTGCATTGACCGGATTGCATGCGCAGTTGCGCGATGGCGTCGTGCGCAAGCATTACCTGGCGCTGGTGTTCGGGGAATGGAAGGATGCAAAGCGCAATGTGAAGGCGGCTTTGCACAAGTACGTCTCCTCTTCAGGGGAGCGCAGGGTGGTCGTCGACGAGGAGGGCCAGCAGGCGCATACAGTGTTCCGGCTCGTTCGCAATTTTTCCGGCTACAGTCTTCTGGATGCTGAGCTTAAGACGGGGCGAACGCATCAGATCCGGGTTCATCTGGCCCATATCGGCTATCCGATCGCCGGCGACGACAAATATGGCGATTTCGACGCCAACAAACGATTGGTGAAGCTGGGACTCAAGCGCATGTTCCTGCATGCCGCGAGCCTGGAATTCAGTCATCCACGCAGTGCGCAGAGGGTGCGTGTCGAAGCGCCGCTCGCTCCCGACCTGGAGCGTTTCCTGCAGTCCGTACGAGGCGCTGTCGGCGCGAAGGATGCGTGA
- a CDS encoding HAD-IA family hydrolase — protein MAKRFDLLVFDWDGTLMDSAAHIAAALQGAFRDLALPVPSNAAARHVIGLGLRDAMTYLNPGLDRNRYEEVADRYRVHFLAGDQDVELFPAVAAGIPALNLEGYLMAVATGKSRRGLDRSLRATGLTPYFHASRCADEGFPKPHPEMLQAVMEILGTAPDRTLMIGDTTHDLEMAKNAGVAAVAVSYGAHMLSDLEGMKPLGCVGSFEQLMQWLKQNG, from the coding sequence ATGGCTAAACGCTTCGATTTGCTTGTATTTGACTGGGACGGCACGCTGATGGACTCCGCCGCCCATATCGCCGCGGCCTTGCAGGGAGCGTTTCGGGATCTCGCCCTTCCCGTGCCGTCCAACGCGGCGGCGCGCCATGTAATCGGGTTGGGCTTGCGGGACGCCATGACGTATCTGAATCCAGGATTGGACCGCAATCGCTACGAAGAAGTGGCCGATAGATATCGTGTCCACTTCCTCGCCGGCGATCAGGATGTGGAGCTGTTTCCGGCCGTGGCCGCCGGTATTCCTGCGTTGAACCTGGAAGGCTATCTGATGGCGGTTGCCACCGGCAAGAGCAGGCGTGGCCTGGATCGGTCGTTGCGGGCGACCGGGTTGACGCCCTATTTCCACGCCTCGCGCTGCGCCGATGAAGGATTCCCAAAACCGCATCCGGAAATGCTGCAAGCGGTCATGGAAATACTGGGCACGGCGCCGGATCGCACACTGATGATCGGGGACACGACGCATGATCTGGAGATGGCGAAGAACGCCGGCGTCGCCGCGGTCGCCGTCAGCTATGGCGCGCACATGCTCAGCGATCTGGAGGGCATGAAGCCTCTCGGCTGCGTAGGCAGTTTCGAACAGTTGATGCAATGGCTGAAGCAAAACGGTTGA
- the fabF gene encoding beta-ketoacyl-ACP synthase II, with product MSRRRVVVTGLGIVCPVGNSVKEAWTNIQTGKSGITRITRFDASPFASQIAGEVKNFDIGQVLSPKEARRVDVFIHYGIAAAAEAIKDAGLEANPKYAERVGINVGSGIGGLPLIEETHRALMEGGPRKISPFFIPGAIINMISGNLSIMYGFKGPCLAMVTACTTANHCIGDSARLIEYGDADVMVAGGSEAAICALGVGGFSAARALSTRNDDPATASRPWDVDRDGFVLGEGAGVLVLEELEHAKVRGANIYCELAGYGVSSDAHHITAPCEDGEGAARGMMNAMRNAAINPDEVDYVNAHGTSTSLGDLAETIAVKRCFGDHAKKLAISSTKSSTGHLLGAAGGVEAVFTIMGMKDQVAPPTINLFNQDPQCDLDYVPNTARQMKMKVALSNSFGFGGTNGTLVFRTI from the coding sequence TTGTCTAGACGCCGCGTTGTAGTAACCGGCTTGGGTATAGTCTGTCCAGTCGGCAACAGCGTCAAGGAAGCGTGGACAAATATCCAGACGGGCAAGTCCGGGATCACGCGGATTACCCGGTTTGACGCGTCACCCTTCGCATCGCAGATTGCCGGAGAGGTGAAGAACTTCGATATTGGCCAGGTTTTGTCGCCGAAGGAAGCGCGACGCGTCGACGTATTTATCCACTACGGCATCGCAGCTGCAGCTGAAGCGATCAAGGATGCGGGCCTCGAAGCAAATCCGAAGTACGCAGAGCGCGTCGGCATCAATGTCGGTTCCGGGATAGGCGGATTGCCGCTGATTGAGGAAACCCACAGAGCCCTGATGGAAGGCGGCCCGCGCAAGATCTCCCCGTTCTTCATCCCCGGCGCGATCATCAATATGATCTCCGGCAATCTCTCAATAATGTATGGATTCAAGGGCCCCTGCCTGGCAATGGTTACCGCATGCACAACTGCCAATCATTGCATCGGCGATTCGGCTCGTCTGATCGAATACGGGGACGCGGACGTCATGGTGGCCGGCGGTTCCGAGGCGGCGATCTGTGCGCTCGGCGTCGGCGGCTTCTCGGCAGCGCGCGCGCTCAGTACCCGAAACGACGATCCTGCCACGGCTAGCCGCCCTTGGGATGTCGACCGCGATGGCTTCGTTCTCGGCGAAGGTGCCGGTGTACTGGTTCTGGAGGAGTTGGAGCATGCGAAAGTTCGCGGCGCAAATATCTATTGCGAGCTGGCCGGATATGGGGTCAGTTCCGATGCACATCACATCACTGCTCCGTGTGAAGACGGAGAAGGCGCAGCGCGCGGCATGATGAATGCCATGCGAAATGCAGCGATCAATCCGGACGAGGTGGATTACGTGAATGCCCACGGCACCTCGACTTCTCTGGGCGATCTTGCCGAAACAATCGCAGTCAAGCGTTGCTTCGGCGATCATGCAAAGAAACTGGCCATCAGTTCCACCAAGTCCAGTACAGGTCATCTGCTCGGTGCTGCGGGCGGGGTCGAAGCCGTATTCACGATAATGGGTATGAAGGACCAGGTCGCTCCGCCGACCATCAATCTGTTCAATCAGGATCCGCAGTGCGACCTCGACTACGTGCCCAACACTGCGAGGCAGATGAAGATGAAAGTCGCCCTGTCGAATTCCTTCGGCTTCGGCGGCACCAACGGCACGCTGGTTTTTCGGACGATCTGA
- the acpP gene encoding acyl carrier protein, producing MESVEQRVKKIVAEQLGVNEADVKIESTFVDDLGADSLDTVELVMALEEEFECEIPDEEAEKITSVQQAIDYIKAHLN from the coding sequence ATGGAATCCGTAGAACAGCGCGTCAAGAAGATTGTTGCCGAACAGCTGGGCGTGAACGAGGCAGACGTCAAGATCGAATCGACGTTTGTCGATGACCTCGGAGCCGATTCCCTCGACACCGTGGAACTGGTGATGGCACTTGAAGAAGAATTCGAGTGCGAGATCCCCGATGAGGAAGCGGAAAAGATTACTTCCGTCCAGCAAGCGATCGACTACATTAAGGCGCACCTAAACTGA
- a CDS encoding S49 family peptidase yields MSEMEPVGEEENWERRVIEKLARSALDEQRKSRNWGILFKTLTFLYLFALLFIAVGWMGGREPLPGDHTALVELNGVIAADTHANADVIAQGLHDAFESKGTKGVILRINSPGGSPVQAGTINGEIHRLRQKYPQIPLYAVVEDICASGGYYVAVAADQIYVDRASIVGSIGVLMDGFGFTGTMEKLGVERRLLTAGENKGFLDPFSPMNAAQREYAQKMLREIHQQFIEVVRQGRGKRLKEGPDTYSGLVWTGQRSIELGLADALGSVDYVAREIIKAEKIVDFTPRENLAERFAKRFGAALGEALMRVAGSATPVR; encoded by the coding sequence ATGTCTGAAATGGAACCCGTCGGCGAAGAGGAAAACTGGGAGCGCCGAGTCATCGAGAAACTGGCCCGTTCGGCTCTCGACGAGCAACGAAAGTCGCGCAACTGGGGCATTCTCTTCAAGACGTTGACTTTCCTTTATCTGTTCGCTTTGCTTTTCATCGCTGTTGGATGGATGGGCGGGAGGGAGCCGCTGCCCGGTGACCATACGGCGCTGGTCGAATTGAACGGCGTCATTGCTGCTGATACGCACGCCAACGCCGATGTCATTGCCCAGGGACTCCATGATGCTTTCGAGAGCAAGGGCACCAAGGGCGTCATCCTCAGAATCAACAGCCCGGGAGGAAGCCCGGTACAGGCGGGCACCATCAACGGCGAAATACACAGGCTGAGGCAAAAATATCCGCAAATACCGCTCTATGCGGTGGTGGAAGACATCTGCGCCTCCGGTGGTTATTACGTTGCAGTGGCAGCGGATCAGATCTATGTGGATCGCGCCAGCATCGTCGGCTCGATCGGTGTGCTGATGGATGGATTCGGTTTTACAGGGACCATGGAAAAGCTTGGCGTTGAGCGCAGGTTGTTGACCGCCGGCGAGAATAAAGGCTTCCTCGACCCGTTTTCGCCGATGAATGCCGCGCAGCGGGAGTACGCCCAGAAGATGCTGCGGGAAATCCACCAGCAATTTATCGAAGTGGTGCGCCAGGGGCGAGGCAAACGGTTGAAGGAGGGGCCGGATACCTACTCCGGGCTGGTCTGGACCGGGCAGAGAAGCATCGAACTCGGCCTGGCGGACGCGCTCGGCAGCGTCGACTACGTGGCCCGTGAAATCATCAAGGCGGAAAAGATCGTCGATTTCACACCGCGTGAGAATCTTGCCGAGCGTTTCGCCAAGCGCTTCGGTGCGGCGTTGGGCGAAGCGCTAATGCGCGTTGCCGGTTCTGCGACGCCGGTTCGCTGA
- the maf gene encoding septum formation protein Maf, translating to MSSTNSGLTLVLASTSRYRRELLERLKLPFKIVSPDVDETPRSGEAAAITAGRLALAKAQAAHSRFPRSLIIGSDQVAFCEGVRLDKPVDHAGAVRQLRHSSGKSVSFITAIALVNTASGRTQTKLVPTEVRFRKISDCEIERYLLAEPAYDCAGGAKAEGLGISLVDSIQSSDPTALIGLPLIALSEMLRNENVSVP from the coding sequence ATGTCTTCAACAAACAGTGGCCTAACACTGGTTCTCGCATCAACGTCGCGTTATCGCCGCGAGCTGCTCGAAAGGTTGAAACTGCCGTTCAAAATCGTCTCGCCAGACGTGGATGAAACGCCGCGTTCCGGGGAGGCAGCGGCAATTACCGCCGGGCGGCTGGCACTGGCCAAAGCCCAGGCGGCACACTCCCGATTTCCGCGCTCACTGATCATCGGTTCCGACCAGGTTGCGTTCTGCGAAGGCGTGCGGCTGGACAAACCCGTAGATCACGCCGGCGCGGTTCGGCAGTTGCGACACTCCAGTGGAAAGTCGGTCAGCTTCATAACCGCAATCGCGCTGGTGAATACCGCCAGCGGGCGAACGCAGACAAAGCTGGTGCCCACCGAAGTCAGGTTTCGAAAAATCAGCGATTGCGAAATCGAACGTTACCTGCTGGCGGAGCCCGCCTATGATTGCGCCGGCGGCGCCAAGGCTGAAGGTCTTGGAATATCGCTGGTCGACAGTATCCAGTCTTCGGATCCCACGGCATTAATCGGCCTGCCATTGATCGCTCTGTCCGAAATGCTCAGGAACGAGAACGTATCAGTTCCATAA
- the fabG gene encoding 3-oxoacyl-ACP reductase FabG: protein MLAGKVALVTGASRGIGQAIAVTLGKAGATVAGTATSDAGAAGISEYLRSEGVKGAGFKLNVNDPVETEAVLGKIESEYGSVAILVNNAGITRDNLLLRMKDTEWDEIMDTNLKSVFRLSKLVIRSMMKARFGRIINITSVVGSMGNAGQVNYAAAKAGVVGFSKSLAKEVGSRNITVNCIAPGFIDTDMTRGLPDDQKTALLAHIPLGRFGQVEEIAAAAAFLASEGAAYVTGNTLHVNGGMYMD from the coding sequence ATGCTGGCGGGAAAAGTCGCGCTGGTGACCGGAGCCAGCAGGGGTATAGGACAGGCCATTGCCGTGACTCTGGGCAAGGCGGGCGCAACGGTCGCGGGCACTGCCACGAGCGACGCCGGCGCGGCAGGGATATCGGAATACCTTCGCAGCGAAGGCGTGAAAGGGGCTGGATTCAAGCTCAATGTGAACGATCCCGTGGAGACGGAAGCCGTTCTTGGCAAGATCGAATCCGAGTATGGTTCCGTGGCTATTCTGGTAAACAATGCCGGCATCACGAGAGACAACCTGCTTTTGCGCATGAAGGACACTGAATGGGACGAGATCATGGATACCAATCTGAAGTCGGTATTCCGGTTGAGTAAGCTCGTCATACGATCGATGATGAAGGCGCGCTTCGGGCGCATCATCAACATTACGTCGGTCGTCGGATCCATGGGCAATGCCGGTCAAGTCAACTACGCCGCGGCCAAAGCCGGCGTCGTCGGTTTCAGCAAGTCTTTGGCGAAAGAAGTTGGTAGTCGTAACATCACGGTAAACTGTATTGCGCCGGGATTCATAGATACTGACATGACGCGCGGATTGCCCGACGACCAGAAAACTGCGTTGCTCGCGCATATTCCGCTTGGCCGTTTCGGGCAGGTCGAGGAGATCGCTGCGGCTGCAGCTTTTCTGGCTTCGGAAGGAGCCGCCTATGTCACTGGAAACACGTTGCACGTCAACGGCGGCATGTACATGGACTGA
- the rpmF gene encoding 50S ribosomal protein L32, translating to MAVQQNKKSASKRGMHRSHDFLTNPPLAVEPTTGETHLRHHISPNGFYRGKKVVKTKGE from the coding sequence ATGGCAGTCCAGCAAAACAAGAAATCGGCGTCCAAGCGCGGCATGCACCGGTCGCATGATTTCCTGACTAATCCGCCGCTGGCGGTGGAACCGACAACCGGCGAAACGCACCTGCGTCACCACATCAGCCCGAACGGTTTTTATCGCGGCAAGAAGGTCGTCAAGACCAAGGGCGAATAA
- the plsX gene encoding phosphate acyltransferase PlsX: MTLITVAIDCMGGDHGAHVTVPAAMSFVDEIEDARVLLVGLPEVVESELKRQGARTGDRIHIRPAPEVVAMDEAPASALRGKRESSMRIAIDAVKNQDAHACVSAGNTGALMAISRFVLKMLPGIERPAIASFLPTLRGHTCVLDLGANVDCTADHLLQFAVMGSSLISAVDHIDRPSVGLLNIGQEDIKGNEVVKQAAELLRNSGLNFYGNLEGTDIYKGTTDVIVCDGFVGNVALKTSEGLAQMLAAYLREEFGRNLFTRISGAMALPVINAFRRRVDHRRYNGASLLGLKGIVVKSHGSADSFGFRFAIQRAYEEARHDILRGISDRMSTINQKAA; encoded by the coding sequence ATCACGTTGATTACCGTAGCCATAGACTGCATGGGTGGCGATCATGGCGCGCACGTGACGGTTCCTGCTGCCATGTCGTTTGTCGACGAGATCGAGGACGCTCGAGTCCTCCTTGTCGGTTTGCCGGAAGTCGTCGAATCCGAGCTCAAGCGACAAGGCGCCCGCACTGGCGACCGAATCCATATCAGACCAGCGCCCGAAGTCGTTGCAATGGATGAAGCGCCCGCATCTGCATTGCGCGGCAAGCGCGAGTCTTCGATGCGTATCGCCATTGATGCGGTGAAGAACCAGGATGCCCACGCCTGTGTCAGCGCCGGCAATACCGGCGCCTTGATGGCGATCTCGCGCTTTGTGTTAAAGATGCTGCCCGGCATCGAACGTCCTGCAATCGCTTCTTTCCTGCCTACTCTGCGCGGCCACACCTGCGTACTTGATCTGGGCGCAAATGTCGATTGCACGGCCGACCATCTGCTTCAGTTCGCGGTGATGGGGTCGTCCCTGATCAGCGCGGTCGATCATATCGATAGACCTTCCGTCGGATTGCTCAATATCGGGCAAGAGGACATCAAGGGCAACGAAGTCGTCAAACAGGCCGCCGAGCTGCTGCGCAACAGCGGACTCAACTTCTACGGCAACTTAGAAGGCACGGATATCTACAAAGGAACAACAGATGTGATCGTGTGCGACGGTTTTGTCGGCAATGTCGCGCTCAAGACTTCCGAAGGACTGGCGCAGATGCTTGCCGCCTACCTTCGCGAAGAATTCGGACGCAACCTGTTCACGCGAATCTCTGGGGCGATGGCATTGCCGGTCATCAACGCCTTTCGCCGGCGCGTCGATCACAGGCGATACAATGGCGCCAGCCTGCTGGGTCTGAAAGGCATCGTGGTAAAGAGTCACGGCTCGGCCGACAGCTTCGGTTTCCGTTTCGCAATCCAGCGGGCCTACGAGGAAGCGCGACACGACATCCTTCGCGGCATCAGTGATCGCATGTCCACCATTAATCAGAAAGCGGCGTGA